Part of the Sporosarcina sp. FSL K6-2383 genome is shown below.
TGCATCGAACGGGGCGGGGGCGCCAGGACCGTCAGATGTTTACTTGGGTGATTCATTCGATTTCATCCCAGCATTTGATATGTCTTACACGGAAGGTAAAGCCCTTCGTGATGCACTAGCTGCAAATGAAGGTCAAGTATCATTCAGCAATTTCACATTTACAACAACGACAGGTGATATCATGAATCCATCTTCGTCACATGGACCGACGAATCCGGATTTTGATATTAAACCAGATGTCACGGCACCAGGAACAAATATCATGTCGGCTATACCAATGTATGGAAAAGATTTTGCAGGTGCAGATTACAGCGAAGCCTTTGACCGTAAAACAGGCACGTCGATGGCAACACCACATATTGCAGCCATCGCAGCATTGGTTAGACAAGCTAATCCAACTTGGACGCCATTCGATGTGAAAGTAGCAATTTCCAACACAGCAAAATTGATCGATACGAAGGACTATGACGTTTTCGCACAAGGAGCTGGACGCGTCCAACCTTACGAAGCCGCATTCCCTACAATCCTTGCGTATTCCATGGATACAACCTCTTTTTCTGGCAATGAAGTCGCGCATGAAAAAGGAACTGTCACATTCGGCAAATTGCCACAAGTAAAAGATCAAGCTGTCACGGTGAAAAAGCAAATACGTGTCGTTGATGCTGCTAAAAAAGGTGGTACCTATTCGGTACGTGTGGAAACGACAAAAGCATTTGGGTCTGCCAAAGTGACAGTCAATAAACCGACGTTCACATTAAATGGTACAGAAATGCTGGAGGTCACATTAAACGCACCGCAAGCAGCAACGAAAAAAGGTGACGAGCTGCTTGGGTACATTCATATTTCAGGTAGTGGCACAGAGGTTTCATTGCCATTCGCAGCAGATTTTAATGGCATAGCAGAAACAGCGATTGAAGACCTTGCGATTACGGAAACAGATCTATCATTCGATGGAGACGGCGTCAAAGACTCTGCTGTTCTCACGTTCAAATTGACAGGCGATGTCAAAACGAACTACATCGAACTTTGGGATATCATGAATCCGGACGGTGGTGAGTACGGCGATGGCTATATCGGCTACCTGCATGTAAGTTCAACCCTCGCAGCTGGTTCATATGGATTGGATATTGAAGGAACTTACAAACCGTGGGCAACAGGAATGCCGGAAACGACAATTCCAGACGGCCTTTACACAATCGACTTCACGGGAGAAACGGTATCAGGAAATCCGCCGATTATCGGTGATTATGCTGGACCTGTTGTTGTGAAATCACAGGCGGGTACAATCGAAGGAACAGTAACAGGCACAACCGCAACGGGTAGCATCATTGACAAATATGTCGACTACCAGGCCGAACTCGTTAACTACGATCTTGGCTATGACATCAACACGAAATTGAATGCAACATTTGAGGTTTTAGCAAACGATATTGTCAAATCATCAGGCGCTGTAAAACTTGCACAAGATGGAACTTTTTCCTTTGATGTTGGTTCATTTAATAAAAATACAGATGTTGTCAAAGTAAAATATAGTGATGCTGCAGGCAACAAGGCGGAGAAGGCTCTTGAAATAGGTGCAGTAGACCCGAACCCAGATCCGGACCCAGATCCAGATCCAGATCCAGATCCAATCACCACCTATGTTGTGAATAAAACGAGCTTGACAATGGGCATTGATCAGCAAGACCAACTTATTGTCACTGAAAAAACGACAAACCCAGACGGTACAGTCACAGAGAAGGATGTCACAGCAAGAGGAAGCTATAGTAGTACTAATAGCAAAGTTGCGACGGTTCAAAAAGGCCTCGTCACAGCAAAAGCGATTGGAACAACGCAAGTCCGCATTCAACTGCCCCAACAACAGCCAATCATAGTGGACGTTGAAGTGAAAGCGGCCCCGCAGGACATCGTTACCTATGCTGTTAATAAAACCAACTTAACATTAGGTGTTGGTCAACAAGAACAGCTCATCGTCATAGAAACAACGATTAAACCCGATGGTACAGTGATAGAGAAAGACGTTACTGCAAGAGGAAGCTACAGTGTTGTTAACAACAGCGTTGCAACAGTCCAAAAAGGTCTTGTCAATGCAAAAAAAGTTGGAAAAACACAAATCCGCGTCAATATTCCTAACCAAGAACCAATCTTCGTCTATCTTGAAGTGACGAAAATCCAGCAAGACATCGTCGACTATCAGGTGAGTCACACGAGTATGAAGCTTCAAGCAGGACAACAACAACAGCTAAAAGTAACAGAGATAACGACTAAACCGAATGGCCAAATTACTAACAAAGATGTCACAGTAACAACAAAATTCAATGTTGCGAATAACCAAATCGCAACAGTCCAAAAAGGTCTCGTAACAGCGAAAGCAGCTGGAAAAACACAAGTGCGTGTTATGATTCCAGACCAAGAACCAATCCTGGTCTACCTCGAAGTCACAGAGGTGCAGAAAGATGTCATCACGTATTCGGTGAATAAGGAAACAGTTACGCTGACAGTCGGTCAGCAGGAGCAGCTGAAGGTCACAGAAACAACAACCAAGCCAAATGGTCAGATCATTACCAAAGACGTTACCGCAACGGGACCTTACAATGTTGTCAACAACAAAGTGGCAACTATCAAAAAAGGTCTTATCGCGGCACTTACGCCTGGAAGTACACAGGCACGAATTATGATTCCAAATCAACCGACAATTCTCGTGTACATTAACGTGAAAGACGTGGAAAAGGATAGTGTGACCTATTCAGTTAATACCACAGATTTACAGTTAATTATCGGACAACAAGAACAAATCACTGTTACAGAAATAACGACCAAGCCGAGCGGGGAAATTATCACAAAAGATATCACAGGTGCGGCAAACTTCAACGTCATCAACAATCAAATTGCGACGGTTAAAAAAGGCGTTGTCACAGCACATAAAGTAGGGAAAACACAAGTAAATGTCAAAATCTCTGACCAAGCTACACAATTTGTTTATCTAGAGGTAGTAGAAGCGCCACAAGCAATTGTGACCTATTCAGTCGACACAAATAATCTAGAGCTCAAAGTGGGGGAGCAGCAGCAATTGGCAGTTATTGAAACCACATTAACACCGGACGGCTCTTTAACAACAAAAGATGTGACAGCCGGCACCACATTCACACCATCCAACAACAAAGTTGTGAAATTGAACAAAGGCCTTGTCACAGCAGTTGGCCCAGGAAAAGCTGTTATTACGGTAGCACACCCGAACTTCACGACAATAGTCTATGCAACTATTGAATCAGTTGAGGGGAGTATCTTAAAACCAGTGGAAGAAGTGCAAACACATGTTTACATTGAAAACTAAGTATTTGTTTTGAATTCACGGTGATAGGGAATACCTAGTGTATCAAGGGTATTCCCTATTTATGTATTAAATTAGGGAAAAAATTTGAAATTAAGGGTATAAAGGAGTATAAGTGGATTAAAATAACGGAGTTTCCGTAATGATAAAGGAAGTGCACTTATGACAGACATAAATAGCGATGCAATGGAATTGCTACACAAAAAACCGAGGCAGCAAAATGGAGTAGCAAGAAGAGCTGCATCTGACAGAAAATACAGGACATCATCTGCTGCCGTACAAGATTACGTTGTACTCGATTTTGAAACAACTGGATTCCGTGCCGGTGCAGATCGAATCATTCAAATCGGAGCCGTCAAATATATGAAACATGAAAAAACAGACATCCTAAATACATTAATTAATCCACAACGCCATATTCCACAATCAGTTACTCAGCTCACAGGGATATCAAACGAAATAGTACAATCTGCACCAACAATCGAACAAAAGATTGAAGAATTGATTGATTTCATCGGAGATTTACCAATTATTATTCATAATGCACCATTCGATATGGGGTTTTTGTATGCGCTCGAATTCAGCATTAATGTAAACATCCCCGAATATACTGTCATCGACACAGTAAAGCTTGCCCGGAAAATGATCCGCGAAACACCTAACCATAAACTGACAACGCTAACAGAGTTTCTTCAACTCGAACACGATGCCCATGATGCAATAGGAGACTGCCTAGCTACCGCAGCAATTTTTCAATACTGCACGAAGAATCGGTAATTATTTTCCACCGCGAGCAGGTGTCGTTTACAGAAAATCATCATTTCTGAATGGGGTGGATAATGTGAAGAAAATGATAGTTGCCATTTGTACAATGCTAATCATCGTCGTTGTTTTTAGCACAACACAAAGTAAAGCAGCCGACAAAAAGCCAACACACCACGTTGGACTTCATGATCGTTTGCTAGATTTCACAGATGTGCGCGTTATCGACAATGATATGAAAGTACCGCTCGACGATATTGCGAAGGTGTTATACCTCCCAGTAGAACAAGAAAACAACAGCATATACATCCGGAAGCGTGGTATTGAAATCAGCTACAGCTATATCACACGACAAACGGCAAAAGACGGGGTGCCAATTAGCTGGTCACCTATCGTCAATGTGGGCGGTGAATTGTTCATCAGCGTCAAATACATCGCTCGCGAAATCGGCTTTAAAACAGAGTACCTTCAGAAGCTAAAAACACTACGCATTTACCGCGACGATTACACGCATATGAGCCATGCTGATTACGAAAAAAAGCTTCACCAGTTATTAGATGAAAAAAAGCCTGTCATCACACAAGTCAATCCAACTAAAAAATCGCCCGTCAATGTCTACTTAACCTTCGACGATGGCCCCAACCAATTCACAACCATCAACAATAAAATCCTAAAAAAATACAACATCCAAGGCTCATTCTTCTTTCTTGGAAAGCATATGAAAAACAACGAAAGTATCGTCAAAGAAGTATTCGATGCAGGTCACTACATCGGCACCCACAGCATGACGCATGACAAAAACAAAGTATACAAATCACCAAAATCCTTCATCGACGAAATGAATGAAGGTACAAAGCTCATTCTACAAATGACAGGTCAGGACGCCAAACTACTGCGTGTTCCATACGGCAGTAAACCGCACGTCACACCCGACATGCAAAAGCTACTCACCAGCAACAATTATAAAATGTGGGACTGGGACGTCGATCCCGCCGACTGGAAATACACCGACAAACAAGCAGATAAAATCACCCAAAATGTCCGTGACGGCGTTGAAAAAGCCTACAAATCTGGCGACCGCGACATCATCATCCTACTCCACGACCGCAGCCAAACAACAAAAGCCCTGCCACAAATCATCGAATGGCTCCAACAAGAGGGCTACACCATCAAAACATACGAACCAACCCAACATATCATCCGAAACTTCCTAAACGACACAGAGCTTTAACTCTAAAAACCGCCCGTGCGGTTTTTTAGTGTGTCCAGGCTAGCGTCGGGGGAGGAACTTTACCCAAAAAGTTGTTTACTTCGCCGTGAACGTTGTCTACTTCGGGTAAAACGTTGTCAACTTCGCCGTGAACGTTGTTTACTCCGGGTAAAACGCTGTCAACTTCACCATGAACGTTGTTTACTTTGGGTAAAACGCTGTCAACTTCGCCGTGAACGTTGTCTACTTCGGGTAAAACGTTGCCAACTCCGCAGTGAACGTTGTTTACTTTGGGTGAAACGTTGTCAACTCCGCCGTGAACGTTGTCTACTCCAACTCACAACAAACAGACAACTCTTCATACAAACAGACAACGTTTTGACAGGCCAAACAATCTAAATTCCGAACCACTTGTCATATTCTGCGAAATCTGCTATTCTACCATTGAATGAAGAAGATTCAGTCAACTGAAAAGGAGGACAAACTATCAAAATGAATCGCCGCCCACCGGACGACCTTATTTCGCTAGAGCGCCTACTGGCACGATTACCCCAAAACCATGGCAAATACCAAACCATTAGTCAAAAATTATACCAAGCAAAAGCTGGTTATGCCGGCGAACTCATCATTGATCGCATTCTCAACGAGATTACCTTCCCAAAAGGGACCATTATTATCAAAGACCTAACCTTGGAAATCAACCCCAATTTCCTCGTACAGCTAGATACCCTAATCCTGACTCCCACATCTATCATTCTTTTGGAAATCAAAAACTATTCCGGCACTGTCCTGTTCGACGAAGCCTCTGGAAAAACAACGAAAATCTCACCAGGAGATGAAATCGAAAAGTATGACTGCATCATCCATCAGTTAGATCGTGCAACGGAAGCTATCCGAGGATACCTTAGAAAACGGCACATCAATCTTCCTATCAACCCCATACTCGTCATGGCCAACCAACGTACCGAAATACCTGTTTTCCCTGAAACTGTCCCGCTTAAATTCACCAAACAGCTACCTCGGTATATTCGTACACTTATTGGAAATACAGACGCAATCACAACACAACAAGTGACAGCAGTCTCCAATCAACTTCGGGCTGCCCAAGTCAAATGGAAACGTATTCCCGCGTGTGAAAAACACACAATTTCCGCAACAGAGCTAAAACAAGGTGTTCTGTGCCTTGACTGTAGCGCAATCATGTCAAGAATGAGAGGTCGCACATGGATCTGTAATTCATGCGGAAAATCGAGTGAAGGAGCACTCGAGCAGTCCATCGCCGATTGGTACCTGCTCATCAGTCCAACACTCACCAACAAGCAACTTCGCCATTTTCTTAAATTAAATTCAAACTCCGCCGCAAGTATCATTTTTCGTCAGCTGCGGCTTCACAGAAAAGGGAATCCCCCAGGAACCCTCTACACCTGGGACTACAAACTACCATTGCATAAGTAGCCGCTTAAAAAGCCGTCCGGTGAAGGACGGTTTTTTGGATTGGCGTATGGCGAGATAAGCTATATAATGAGTAGGTTGGTATTCGGGAACAATTTATCATGCAGTACGTTTAGTATAAATGATGTAAAATAGATGGAGGTTTTTTAGATGAAAATGAAGTCTCGGCCACTTGCCTTGCTACTGTTGCTTGTCCTGTCCGTGATACTTGCAGCATGTACCTCGTCGAATTCCGGCGAGGATAATGTAGAGGACAATAGGAAAAAAATACTGACTTTTGGACATAGTGGGGTTGCTTCTTCACTCGATCCGGCGCATATGAAGGAGGGAGATTCCTTCCACGTTATTGCCAATATATATGAAACACTGGTGAACATCGGAGAACAAGAGCCGACGGTTGTTCCTGGATTAGCTGAAACATGGGAATCTACCGATGATGGTTTGACGTATACGTTTAAGCTTCGAAAAGGTGTTACATTTCATGACAAGACAGACTTCAATGCGGATGCGGTTGTGAAGAACTTTGAACGTTGGTCCGAGGGGAATGCAAAAGATTACCCAAATTATCAACTAGTATTCGATGGATTCAACAATCCTGTTATAAAATCAGTGAAGGCTGACGGTGAAGATACTGTCATTATCAAATTAAATTACCCACAAGAATCGTTCCTGAAAAATCTAACGATGATCCCGTTTTCAATGGTAAGTCCAACATCATTGGATCAAGCTAACGATGAGATAGAATACATTCCTGTAGGAACAGGACCATTCAAATTTAGCGAAGGTAGCTTAAATGAAACAATTATATTGGCAAAATTTGAGGGTTACTGGCAAGAAGGATTACCAAAGCTCAACAAAGTTGTGTTCAAGTCCATTCCAAATGATATTGCGCGCCTGAATGCATTGATGGTAAAGGACCTCGATTTGGCTGACCATATCACTCCAGCAAATAGGATGGAAATTACGAACGATGAGGACTTGCAATTTTATGAACGCCCATTTGTGGCAAATATCTATGAAGGTGCTGCAGCTGACCTAAGCGATGATTCGAAGCTCCTTATTGGTGCAACGAATGAATTGATCGGGTTCGTACCACAGTTAACAGGCTTTGATGTCTTGTCGAAGGTGGAATTCGAATTACAACAAGAAGAAGATTGAAAATAACTATCCATTAACCAAGAATGTTTGGTTAATGGATAGTTTTTCATTAAACTCCGGATTTTGCACTGCATCAATAGAGGTGGAAGAGCCTTTCCGTTAAACAAAGTAACGTTTTTCCAAAAGTAAACAACGTTCTCGTAGAACAAAACAACGTTTCCCACGAAGTAGACAGCGTTTCTTTGAAAGAAAACAACGTTCCAGCAACAAAACAACATAATCCCGAAAGAAAACAACGTTTCCCGCGAAGTAGACAACGTTTCTCCGAAAGAAAGCAACGTTCCAGCAACAAAGCAACATAATCTGCAAACAAAACAACGTTTCTCACAAAGTAGACAACGTTTCTCCGAAAGAAAGCAACGTTCCAGCAACAAAACAACATAATCCCGAAAGAAAACAACGTTTTCCACGAAGTAGACAACGTTTCTCCGAAAGAAAACAACGTTCCAGCAACAAAACAACATAATCTCCAAACAAAACAACGTTTTCCACGAAGTAAACAACGTTTCCCCAAAACTAAACAACGTCCCCCCCACAACACATCGCAATCCCTATATCCACCCAACAAGAAAACTAGTATACTTAAAACAGCGAACTAGACTACTAAAAACGGGTATACACATACATACCAACACCAAAGGAGGCACTATCACTATGAAAAAACGCATCATGACACTATCTCTCGCAACAGCACTACTAGTCACTACGCATACGCCAGCTCACGCCGCCACATTCACGGATGTACCCAAAAACCACTGGGCCTACGAAGTGATCAACGACATTTCAACGCGGGGCATTATCAACGGTTATCTAGACGGCACCTATCGCTTAAACCATCCGGTTACTCGCGCCCAAGCTGCCAAAATTGTCGCGCTTGCGATTGACGTAAAACCATCCGCTACATACAAACCGAGCTTCCAAGACGTTGGTCCTGCTCACGGTTCATATAATCACATTCGGGCACTCACTGAACTAGGCATCTTCACTGACGGAGACAAGTTTCAACCAAATAAGCCACTCACACGCGCTGAAATGTCGAAAATGTTCGCGCTTGGCTACAACATCATTCTCGATGACAACGACAAAATTACATTCCGCGACGTCGCGAAACAAAATCAATACCACGGCTACATCACAGCACTCGCTGAACTAGGCGTCACTACAACACCCGAAGGCGGCGAATTCAAACCGAACGACGACGTATCGCGTGCCCATATCGCAGC
Proteins encoded:
- a CDS encoding S8 family serine peptidase: MRNNKFTSFFSAFLALAMVFSLLAPLSATANVNAPKPFKPDNRNESIMQLKAAVTEQEQNQLKQLQLHPDLQGLKGNEEVSIIVHLSEDSVGLAHGKQQLKNKSFTAAERSKVIKNVKTQQAQVKKMMKVKNISVKEKFTYDTVLNGLALTVKADELQELLNIPGVTLIEPDLLMYALDNPAKDGQVDAAMSTSTPHLGIEKLWDKGINGKSIKVGVLDTGIDYTHPEFEGIYKGGRNYIQHTSQYARPRADNDPYETTPKDRAATTPEFDARGSSFYTSHGTHVAGTIAAIGNNAYGIKGLAPQVDLYAYRVLGGYGSGATSGIIKGIEDSVKDGMDVINLSLGGSSNSAIAADAIAINNAMIEGTVAVVATGNSGPERGTIGNPSTAALGIAVGNSTNPEVEHTATVSVKVGAYEETTDIKLMGVKFGEDLAAALAGDFEVVAVPNIGAATDYTGIDVQGKVVLVSRGDIAFVDKISAAKAAGASAILIHNASNGAGAPGPSDVYLGDSFDFIPAFDMSYTEGKALRDALAANEGQVSFSNFTFTTTTGDIMNPSSSHGPTNPDFDIKPDVTAPGTNIMSAIPMYGKDFAGADYSEAFDRKTGTSMATPHIAAIAALVRQANPTWTPFDVKVAISNTAKLIDTKDYDVFAQGAGRVQPYEAAFPTILAYSMDTTSFSGNEVAHEKGTVTFGKLPQVKDQAVTVKKQIRVVDAAKKGGTYSVRVETTKAFGSAKVTVNKPTFTLNGTEMLEVTLNAPQAATKKGDELLGYIHISGSGTEVSLPFAADFNGIAETAIEDLAITETDLSFDGDGVKDSAVLTFKLTGDVKTNYIELWDIMNPDGGEYGDGYIGYLHVSSTLAAGSYGLDIEGTYKPWATGMPETTIPDGLYTIDFTGETVSGNPPIIGDYAGPVVVKSQAGTIEGTVTGTTATGSIIDKYVDYQAELVNYDLGYDINTKLNATFEVLANDIVKSSGAVKLAQDGTFSFDVGSFNKNTDVVKVKYSDAAGNKAEKALEIGAVDPNPDPDPDPDPDPDPITTYVVNKTSLTMGIDQQDQLIVTEKTTNPDGTVTEKDVTARGSYSSTNSKVATVQKGLVTAKAIGTTQVRIQLPQQQPIIVDVEVKAAPQDIVTYAVNKTNLTLGVGQQEQLIVIETTIKPDGTVIEKDVTARGSYSVVNNSVATVQKGLVNAKKVGKTQIRVNIPNQEPIFVYLEVTKIQQDIVDYQVSHTSMKLQAGQQQQLKVTEITTKPNGQITNKDVTVTTKFNVANNQIATVQKGLVTAKAAGKTQVRVMIPDQEPILVYLEVTEVQKDVITYSVNKETVTLTVGQQEQLKVTETTTKPNGQIITKDVTATGPYNVVNNKVATIKKGLIAALTPGSTQARIMIPNQPTILVYINVKDVEKDSVTYSVNTTDLQLIIGQQEQITVTEITTKPSGEIITKDITGAANFNVINNQIATVKKGVVTAHKVGKTQVNVKISDQATQFVYLEVVEAPQAIVTYSVDTNNLELKVGEQQQLAVIETTLTPDGSLTTKDVTAGTTFTPSNNKVVKLNKGLVTAVGPGKAVITVAHPNFTTIVYATIESVEGSILKPVEEVQTHVYIEN
- a CDS encoding exonuclease domain-containing protein, with the translated sequence MTDINSDAMELLHKKPRQQNGVARRAASDRKYRTSSAAVQDYVVLDFETTGFRAGADRIIQIGAVKYMKHEKTDILNTLINPQRHIPQSVTQLTGISNEIVQSAPTIEQKIEELIDFIGDLPIIIHNAPFDMGFLYALEFSINVNIPEYTVIDTVKLARKMIRETPNHKLTTLTEFLQLEHDAHDAIGDCLATAAIFQYCTKNR
- a CDS encoding polysaccharide deacetylase family protein, with the translated sequence MIVAICTMLIIVVVFSTTQSKAADKKPTHHVGLHDRLLDFTDVRVIDNDMKVPLDDIAKVLYLPVEQENNSIYIRKRGIEISYSYITRQTAKDGVPISWSPIVNVGGELFISVKYIAREIGFKTEYLQKLKTLRIYRDDYTHMSHADYEKKLHQLLDEKKPVITQVNPTKKSPVNVYLTFDDGPNQFTTINNKILKKYNIQGSFFFLGKHMKNNESIVKEVFDAGHYIGTHSMTHDKNKVYKSPKSFIDEMNEGTKLILQMTGQDAKLLRVPYGSKPHVTPDMQKLLTSNNYKMWDWDVDPADWKYTDKQADKITQNVRDGVEKAYKSGDRDIIILLHDRSQTTKALPQIIEWLQQEGYTIKTYEPTQHIIRNFLNDTEL
- a CDS encoding nuclease-related domain-containing protein, which translates into the protein MNRRPPDDLISLERLLARLPQNHGKYQTISQKLYQAKAGYAGELIIDRILNEITFPKGTIIIKDLTLEINPNFLVQLDTLILTPTSIILLEIKNYSGTVLFDEASGKTTKISPGDEIEKYDCIIHQLDRATEAIRGYLRKRHINLPINPILVMANQRTEIPVFPETVPLKFTKQLPRYIRTLIGNTDAITTQQVTAVSNQLRAAQVKWKRIPACEKHTISATELKQGVLCLDCSAIMSRMRGRTWICNSCGKSSEGALEQSIADWYLLISPTLTNKQLRHFLKLNSNSAASIIFRQLRLHRKGNPPGTLYTWDYKLPLHK
- a CDS encoding ABC transporter substrate-binding protein, whose product is MKMKSRPLALLLLLVLSVILAACTSSNSGEDNVEDNRKKILTFGHSGVASSLDPAHMKEGDSFHVIANIYETLVNIGEQEPTVVPGLAETWESTDDGLTYTFKLRKGVTFHDKTDFNADAVVKNFERWSEGNAKDYPNYQLVFDGFNNPVIKSVKADGEDTVIIKLNYPQESFLKNLTMIPFSMVSPTSLDQANDEIEYIPVGTGPFKFSEGSLNETIILAKFEGYWQEGLPKLNKVVFKSIPNDIARLNALMVKDLDLADHITPANRMEITNDEDLQFYERPFVANIYEGAAADLSDDSKLLIGATNELIGFVPQLTGFDVLSKVEFELQQEED
- a CDS encoding S-layer homology domain-containing protein, with amino-acid sequence MKKRIMTLSLATALLVTTHTPAHAATFTDVPKNHWAYEVINDISTRGIINGYLDGTYRLNHPVTRAQAAKIVALAIDVKPSATYKPSFQDVGPAHGSYNHIRALTELGIFTDGDKFQPNKPLTRAEMSKMFALGYNIILDDNDKITFRDVAKQNQYHGYITALAELGVTTTPEGGEFKPNDDVSRAHIAAFLYRTMEFNTAREKGLIIYDKVAKAYVDKDEAVNSTDDSALRTITLVNQQRTQQNAAALIHDKELSKVAQAKAQDMVKNSYFGHTSPVYGSTSQLLATFNYKWTAYGENIAKGQRTPEEVVQDWMDSPTHRANIVNKKFTHIGTGYATDANGTTYWVHEFSRK